A window of Aeromicrobium sp. A1-2 contains these coding sequences:
- a CDS encoding precorrin-8X methylmutase, which translates to MKRPTRHFEYVDDGPAIYVDSFATIRSEAELVHLPADAEKVAVRMVHACGQVDLTRDLDIHPDLVAAARGALESGAPILTDATMVASGVTRARLPKDNEVLCLLRDERVPALAQEWETTRSAAAVSLWADRLDGAVVAFGNAPTALFHLLELLLDGAPRPAAIIGTPVGFIGAAESKQALATFALDIPYLTVHGRRGGSAMAASALNALAQERE; encoded by the coding sequence ATCAAGCGTCCGACCCGCCACTTCGAGTACGTCGACGACGGCCCCGCGATCTATGTCGACTCCTTCGCCACGATCCGCAGCGAGGCCGAGCTGGTCCACCTGCCCGCAGACGCCGAGAAGGTCGCGGTGCGCATGGTGCACGCGTGCGGCCAGGTCGACCTGACCCGCGACCTGGACATCCATCCCGATCTCGTCGCCGCCGCCCGCGGAGCGCTCGAGTCCGGCGCCCCGATCCTGACCGACGCCACGATGGTCGCCTCCGGAGTCACCCGGGCGCGGCTGCCGAAGGACAACGAGGTGCTGTGCCTGCTGCGCGACGAGCGGGTGCCGGCGCTGGCCCAGGAGTGGGAGACGACCCGTTCCGCCGCTGCGGTCTCGCTGTGGGCCGACCGGCTCGACGGCGCTGTGGTCGCCTTCGGCAACGCGCCGACCGCGCTGTTCCACCTGCTCGAGCTGCTGCTCGACGGCGCGCCCCGCCCGGCCGCCATCATCGGCACCCCGGTCGGCTTCATCGGCGCGGCCGAGTCCAAGCAGGCGCTCGCCACGTTCGCACTGGACATCCCGTACCTCACGGTGCACGGACGCCGCGGCGGGTCCGCGATGGCCGCGTCGGCGCTCAACGCGCTCGCCCAGGAGCGCGAATGA
- a CDS encoding NADP-dependent oxidoreductase has protein sequence MRAATFAEFGGPEVLTLAEIPEPIAGAGQIRVEVRAIGVNRFDGKVRSGSMESMFSTPLPAVLGLELTGVVDQVGEGVTDVAIGDRVAGWAVGRPGAYAERALMATYAAVPDGLGDDVAAAVPVATEAARRALDAVGVTRGSTVVIHGASGGVGALAVQQAVARGAAVVATASARHHDRLRTFGALPISYDAGWADRAATLAPSGIDAVVDTAGRGLLPESVRLVGSPDRVVTIADPDADALGVEFSSAADNRADLLAEDLAAVARGDLEVTVAQVLPLAEAAEAHRILDGGHAGGKVVLRP, from the coding sequence ATGCGTGCAGCCACGTTCGCCGAGTTTGGTGGGCCCGAGGTCCTGACCTTGGCCGAGATTCCCGAACCCATCGCCGGCGCGGGCCAGATCCGGGTCGAGGTCCGCGCCATCGGGGTCAACCGGTTCGACGGCAAGGTGCGCTCGGGCTCGATGGAGTCGATGTTCTCAACCCCCCTGCCGGCAGTCCTCGGTCTGGAGCTGACGGGTGTTGTCGACCAGGTCGGCGAAGGCGTCACGGACGTCGCGATCGGCGACCGGGTCGCGGGCTGGGCAGTCGGCCGCCCCGGCGCCTACGCGGAACGAGCGCTGATGGCGACCTATGCGGCAGTGCCCGACGGGTTGGGCGACGACGTCGCGGCCGCGGTGCCGGTGGCGACGGAGGCGGCCCGCCGGGCGCTCGACGCGGTCGGCGTGACCCGCGGCAGCACGGTCGTGATCCACGGGGCGAGCGGCGGCGTGGGTGCCCTCGCGGTCCAGCAGGCGGTGGCCCGCGGGGCGGCGGTCGTCGCGACTGCATCGGCCCGGCACCACGATCGGCTGCGCACCTTCGGGGCGCTGCCGATCTCGTACGACGCCGGTTGGGCCGATCGCGCCGCCACGCTCGCTCCGTCCGGGATCGATGCCGTCGTCGACACCGCAGGGCGAGGGCTGCTCCCCGAGTCGGTGCGCCTGGTCGGATCGCCGGACCGGGTCGTGACGATCGCCGATCCCGACGCCGATGCGCTGGGCGTCGAGTTCAGCTCGGCGGCCGACAACCGCGCCGACCTGCTGGCAGAGGACCTGGCCGCCGTGGCCCGCGGTGACCTCGAGGTCACGGTCGCCCAGGTGCTGCCGCTGGCCGAGGCCGCCGAGGCGCATCGGATCCTCGACGGCGGCCACGCCGGCGGCAAGGTCGTGCTGCGGCCCTAG
- the cbiE gene encoding precorrin-6y C5,15-methyltransferase (decarboxylating) subunit CbiE, with product MSTQVTVVGIGADGWSGLVAHARELVEAADAVLGGGRHLAMLPERGDQIREAWPSPLRDALPALLERFDGQRVVALASGDPLVSGIATTLVEVLGADAVEVVPALSSVALARARMRWSAESTEVVTLVGRDPHLVARSLAPGLRLLVLSSDETTPGEVASLLTSAGYGGSPMSVLADLGSAAESRTDGIAAAWGSQPVPALNVIAVELVSSGARALGFTAGLPDDAYDHDGQITKRDVRASAMARLVPMPGQLLWDVGAGAGSVAIEWMRAHPTCRAVAVEAKDDRAARITGNAETLGVPALRVVTGRAPEALEGLDAPHAIFVGGGSTVDGVLEACWEALRPGGRLVVHGVTLQTESVLALRFARHGGELTRLHVEHAAPIGTFTGWTPARAVTQWAVTKSDNQEAGA from the coding sequence ATGAGCACTCAGGTCACGGTCGTCGGTATCGGCGCTGACGGATGGTCCGGCCTGGTGGCCCATGCCCGCGAGCTGGTCGAGGCCGCGGACGCCGTCCTCGGCGGCGGGCGGCACCTCGCGATGCTTCCTGAGCGTGGTGACCAGATCCGCGAAGCGTGGCCGTCGCCGCTGCGCGACGCGCTCCCGGCCCTGCTGGAACGCTTCGACGGTCAGCGCGTCGTCGCGCTCGCCTCGGGCGATCCGCTGGTGTCGGGCATCGCCACGACGCTCGTCGAGGTGCTCGGCGCCGACGCCGTCGAGGTTGTCCCGGCCCTCTCGTCGGTCGCCCTGGCTCGTGCCCGGATGCGCTGGTCGGCCGAGTCGACCGAGGTCGTGACACTGGTCGGCCGGGACCCGCACCTGGTCGCCCGCTCGCTGGCGCCGGGGCTGCGGCTGCTGGTCCTTTCGTCGGACGAGACGACCCCGGGCGAGGTCGCGTCGCTGCTGACCTCGGCCGGATACGGCGGGAGCCCCATGAGCGTCCTGGCCGATCTCGGCTCGGCGGCGGAGTCGCGTACGGACGGGATCGCCGCGGCGTGGGGCAGCCAGCCGGTGCCCGCGCTCAACGTCATAGCGGTCGAGCTGGTCAGCTCCGGCGCCCGCGCGCTGGGCTTCACCGCGGGCCTGCCCGACGACGCCTACGACCACGACGGCCAGATCACCAAGCGCGATGTCCGCGCCTCGGCGATGGCCCGGCTCGTGCCGATGCCCGGCCAGCTCCTGTGGGACGTCGGCGCCGGCGCAGGCTCGGTGGCGATCGAGTGGATGCGTGCACACCCGACCTGCCGGGCGGTCGCGGTCGAGGCGAAGGACGACCGAGCTGCACGCATCACCGGAAACGCCGAGACCCTCGGCGTTCCTGCACTGCGGGTCGTGACGGGCCGCGCCCCCGAGGCGCTGGAGGGCCTGGACGCGCCCCACGCGATCTTCGTCGGCGGGGGCTCGACCGTCGACGGCGTCCTCGAAGCCTGCTGGGAGGCGTTACGTCCCGGGGGACGGCTCGTGGTGCACGGCGTGACCCTGCAGACCGAGTCCGTCCTCGCGCTGCGCTTCGCGCGCCACGGCGGCGAGCTGACCAGGCTGCACGTCGAGCACGCGGCACCGATCGGCACGTTCACCGGGTGGACACCCGCGCGTGCCGTCACGCAGTGGGCCGTGACCAAGAGCGACAACCAGGAGGCCGGCGCATGA
- a CDS encoding helix-turn-helix domain-containing protein: MGRPPTIPVETKQRIVLAVIAGEISVAEAARREKVSEQSIGRWKAEFLEAGKTALATGRNGPTSREEQLESEVIDLTQALGEAAVEIRVWRKSAEGRLGPSRTSR; this comes from the coding sequence ATGGGAAGACCACCAACCATTCCGGTTGAGACCAAGCAGCGAATCGTGCTGGCCGTCATCGCTGGCGAGATCAGCGTGGCCGAGGCTGCCCGCCGCGAGAAGGTGTCTGAGCAGTCGATCGGACGCTGGAAGGCTGAGTTCCTCGAGGCCGGCAAGACTGCTTTGGCGACCGGCCGAAACGGGCCCACGAGTCGTGAGGAGCAGCTCGAGTCTGAGGTGATTGACCTGACCCAGGCGCTTGGCGAGGCCGCGGTCGAGATACGGGTCTGGAGGAAGTCGGCGGAGGGCCGGTTGGGCCCTTCGAGGACCTCGAGGTGA
- the cobJ gene encoding precorrin-3B C(17)-methyltransferase, giving the protein MLADVQHVVGYGPYVNRVPQREGLTRHASGNTVEVDRARLALDLALAGERVAVVSGGDAGIFGMAAAVFEAAEDEAYAGVPIRVVPGMSAVQVVAARAGAPIGGDFAVMSLSDRLKPWSLVEQRLRAVAEADLVLAIYNPASRSRTTQVADAQALLLQHRSPDTVVVIGRDVGRAEESLTVTTLADLDASSIDMKCLLIIGASGTRVTGAGQVWTPRFAERSRAGS; this is encoded by the coding sequence GTGCTCGCGGACGTGCAGCACGTGGTCGGCTACGGGCCGTACGTCAACCGGGTCCCGCAGCGCGAGGGCCTGACCCGGCATGCCTCGGGCAACACCGTCGAGGTCGACCGGGCCCGACTCGCGCTCGACCTGGCACTCGCGGGCGAGCGGGTCGCGGTCGTGTCGGGTGGCGACGCCGGCATCTTCGGCATGGCGGCAGCCGTGTTCGAGGCCGCCGAGGACGAGGCGTACGCCGGCGTGCCGATCCGGGTCGTGCCCGGAATGTCCGCGGTGCAGGTCGTCGCGGCCCGTGCCGGCGCTCCGATCGGCGGTGACTTCGCGGTCATGAGCCTGTCGGACCGGCTCAAGCCGTGGTCACTCGTCGAGCAGCGGCTGCGCGCCGTCGCCGAGGCTGATCTGGTGCTGGCGATCTACAACCCAGCCTCGCGCTCGCGCACGACCCAGGTCGCCGATGCGCAGGCGCTGCTGCTCCAGCACCGCTCGCCGGACACCGTCGTGGTGATCGGGCGCGACGTCGGCCGGGCCGAGGAGTCACTGACCGTCACGACGCTGGCCGATCTGGACGCCAGCTCGATCGACATGAAGTGCCTGCTGATCATCGGCGCGTCCGGCACCCGGGTGACCGGGGCAGGTCAGGTCTGGACGCCACGCTTCGCCGAGCGGTCACGCGCGGGGTCGTAG
- the cobF gene encoding precorrin-6A synthase (deacetylating): MRRIRVIGIGSGGLDQVTVEAVRAMNEVAYFLVTDKRGKDGAPDPLVVARGEILARHLDHEPVLVIVDDPERDRSADGTRSAADYDRAVSDWHAARTDAWEQALLDHDGDAGFLVWGDPAFYDSAIRMLDRVLARGRVEGEVDVLPGISSLQVLAARHRIVLHEVGQPVHVTTGRRLAEAVEQGQPNIAVMLNRSLEPLDDLPDWQIWWGANLGTEHERLVAGRVDDVRAELERARAEVKAAAGWVMDAYLLRRPS; encoded by the coding sequence ATGCGCAGGATCCGGGTCATCGGCATCGGCTCGGGCGGTCTCGACCAGGTCACCGTCGAAGCCGTGCGCGCGATGAACGAGGTCGCCTACTTCCTGGTCACGGACAAGCGGGGCAAGGACGGCGCGCCGGACCCGCTGGTCGTGGCACGCGGCGAGATCCTCGCGCGGCACCTCGACCACGAGCCCGTGCTCGTCATCGTCGACGACCCCGAACGGGACCGCAGCGCCGACGGCACAAGGAGCGCGGCCGACTACGACCGCGCCGTCAGCGACTGGCACGCGGCGCGCACCGACGCGTGGGAGCAGGCCCTGCTCGATCACGACGGCGACGCCGGATTCCTGGTCTGGGGCGACCCGGCCTTCTACGACTCCGCCATCCGGATGCTCGACCGGGTCCTGGCCCGTGGACGGGTCGAAGGCGAGGTCGACGTGCTGCCCGGCATCTCGAGCCTGCAGGTGCTCGCTGCCCGTCACCGCATCGTGCTGCACGAGGTCGGCCAGCCCGTGCATGTGACAACAGGCCGCCGGCTGGCCGAAGCGGTCGAGCAGGGTCAGCCCAATATCGCGGTGATGCTCAACCGCTCGCTGGAGCCGCTCGATGACCTGCCGGACTGGCAGATCTGGTGGGGCGCCAACCTCGGCACGGAGCACGAGCGGCTCGTCGCTGGCCGGGTCGATGACGTGCGCGCCGAGCTCGAGCGGGCCCGGGCCGAGGTCAAGGCTGCTGCGGGCTGGGTCATGGACGCCTACCTGCTGCGTCGCCCGTCCTGA
- a CDS encoding cob(I)yrinic acid a,c-diamide adenosyltransferase, with amino-acid sequence MGWIDVEDVVEALTNRPGRQYVVITGRHADPRLIEIADLVTEMTHVKHPFDNGQKGQRGIEW; translated from the coding sequence GTGGGCTGGATCGACGTCGAGGACGTCGTCGAGGCCCTGACCAACCGCCCCGGTCGCCAGTACGTCGTCATCACGGGCCGTCACGCAGACCCGCGACTCATCGAGATCGCCGATCTCGTCACCGAGATGACCCACGTCAAGCACCCGTTCGACAACGGGCAGAAGGGTCAGCGAGGCATCGAGTGGTAG
- a CDS encoding precorrin-2 C(20)-methyltransferase, producing the protein MTSRPGAGRLYGVGVGPGDPELMTLKAARLIGSADVVAYHQGVGKSSNARRIAAAQFPDGVIEEVLQYPVTTGTTEHPGGYAGAMAEFYEECAARLATHLEVGRTVVILAEGDPLFYGSYMYMHDRLADRFETEVVPGIPAFAAATATVASPLVRLTDVLTILPGTLPEAELARRLADTDGAIIMKLGRTFPAVVSALRQAGRLDGALYVERASMPQERWLPVADVEADSVPYFSLIVVPGDTKPALPERVLTESESPPSCWSSGSDPVPTGGSRPRSPRCSRTCSTWSATGRTSTGSRSARA; encoded by the coding sequence ATGACCAGCCGGCCCGGCGCGGGACGGCTCTACGGCGTCGGGGTCGGTCCCGGCGATCCCGAGCTCATGACCCTCAAGGCGGCCCGGCTGATCGGCTCGGCCGATGTGGTGGCGTATCACCAGGGCGTCGGCAAGTCGTCGAACGCCCGCCGAATCGCCGCGGCACAGTTCCCCGACGGCGTGATCGAGGAAGTCCTGCAATATCCCGTGACAACCGGGACGACCGAGCACCCCGGCGGCTATGCCGGCGCGATGGCCGAGTTCTACGAGGAGTGCGCGGCGCGGCTCGCGACCCACCTCGAGGTCGGCCGGACCGTCGTGATCCTCGCCGAGGGCGATCCGCTGTTCTACGGCTCGTACATGTACATGCACGACCGGCTCGCGGACCGCTTCGAGACCGAGGTCGTGCCCGGTATCCCGGCGTTCGCCGCCGCCACCGCGACCGTCGCCTCGCCCTTGGTGCGACTGACCGACGTCCTGACGATCCTGCCCGGAACGCTGCCCGAGGCCGAGCTCGCTCGTCGCCTCGCCGACACCGACGGCGCGATCATCATGAAGCTCGGCCGCACGTTCCCGGCCGTCGTCTCGGCCCTTCGGCAGGCCGGCCGGCTCGACGGCGCGCTGTACGTCGAGCGGGCCTCGATGCCGCAGGAGCGCTGGCTCCCGGTCGCCGACGTCGAAGCCGACTCGGTGCCGTACTTCTCGCTGATCGTCGTGCCCGGCGACACCAAGCCGGCCCTCCCCGAGCGCGTCCTGACCGAGTCCGAGTCCCCGCCGAGCTGCTGGTCGTCGGGCTCGGACCCGGTCCCGACCGGTGGATCACGCCCGAGGTCGCCGAGGTGCTCGCGGACGTGCAGCACGTGGTCGGCTACGGGCCGTACGTCAACCGGGTCCCGCAGCGCGAGGGCCTGA
- a CDS encoding HNH endonuclease signature motif containing protein: MVTVLVEQLSSVSDDLAGLEPWRSTGAEVRELVTSVQRARTCLDAAMSRLSGAADDMGLPTDDGATSITTWLANLTGMSRGEAARLAGLARVSTDHTETTRAAWAAGRLSTDQASVIMKAIDALPDWVDDEPRADAEAHLIALAAEHNLDDLKRLANHVLEVIDPDGADEVLGEKLRREEQRAWGATRLSMSRRGDGTTKGSFTVPDHDADTLRAAIEGIIAPRRNRANADRHGLDVGDFAALPRDHKMGLAFIELVGHLPTEALPKAGGLAATVAVTIDIDDLRTGQGTATSTSGTTMSATQAQRLACNAQLVALYLDSESRVIDHGMTRRLFDRHQRLALAVRDGGCVWSGCDRPPAWCEAHHLDFWSEDGPTDLDNAALFCHFHHFMLHEGQWTARMANDGIVEVIPPVRVDPHQAPRRHARFTRRQPRAA; the protein is encoded by the coding sequence GTGGTCACCGTGCTGGTCGAGCAGCTCTCCTCGGTCTCCGACGACCTCGCCGGGCTGGAGCCGTGGCGTTCCACGGGCGCCGAGGTGCGTGAGCTGGTGACCTCGGTCCAACGAGCCAGGACCTGCCTGGACGCGGCGATGTCCCGGCTGTCCGGTGCCGCCGATGACATGGGGCTGCCGACCGATGACGGCGCGACGTCGATCACGACCTGGTTGGCCAACCTGACCGGGATGTCCAGGGGCGAGGCTGCCAGGCTGGCCGGGCTGGCACGGGTGTCCACCGATCACACCGAGACCACCCGGGCCGCATGGGCCGCGGGTCGGTTGTCGACCGACCAGGCCAGCGTGATCATGAAGGCCATCGATGCGCTGCCCGACTGGGTCGACGACGAGCCGCGCGCCGACGCCGAGGCCCATCTGATCGCCCTGGCCGCCGAGCACAACCTCGACGACCTCAAGCGACTGGCCAACCATGTGCTGGAGGTCATCGATCCCGACGGCGCCGACGAGGTCCTCGGCGAGAAGCTTCGCCGTGAGGAACAGCGCGCCTGGGGTGCGACCAGGCTGTCGATGAGCCGCCGGGGTGATGGCACCACGAAGGGGTCGTTCACGGTCCCGGACCACGACGCCGACACGCTCCGCGCCGCGATCGAGGGCATCATTGCCCCGCGCCGCAACCGGGCCAACGCCGATCGGCACGGCCTGGACGTCGGCGACTTCGCGGCGCTGCCGCGGGACCACAAGATGGGGCTGGCGTTCATCGAGCTCGTCGGGCACCTGCCCACCGAAGCGCTTCCCAAAGCCGGCGGACTGGCCGCGACCGTTGCCGTCACGATCGACATCGACGACCTGCGCACCGGACAGGGCACCGCGACCAGCACGTCAGGCACGACGATGTCCGCGACCCAGGCCCAGCGGTTGGCCTGCAATGCCCAGCTCGTCGCCCTCTACCTAGACAGCGAGTCCCGCGTCATCGATCACGGCATGACGAGGCGGCTGTTCGACCGGCACCAACGCCTCGCCCTGGCCGTCCGTGACGGTGGCTGCGTCTGGTCGGGATGCGACCGGCCGCCGGCCTGGTGCGAGGCGCACCACCTCGACTTCTGGTCCGAGGACGGGCCGACCGACCTGGACAACGCAGCCCTGTTCTGCCACTTCCACCACTTCATGCTCCACGAAGGCCAATGGACCGCCCGCATGGCGAACGACGGCATTGTCGAAGTGATCCCACCGGTCAGGGTCGACCCACACCAGGCACCCCGACGCCACGCCAGATTCACCCGACGACAACCCCGCGCCGCATGA
- a CDS encoding cob(I)yrinic acid a,c-diamide adenosyltransferase: MRSWNQGWNVGVFQFVKSAKWRIGEQTVLERLGELHTETGEAGPSSGTRWAPAGRGHARRAPTRTTPPMPPGWAEVKRRLATETHDLYVLDEFTYLTKWAGSTSRTSSRP; this comes from the coding sequence ATCCGGTCGTGGAACCAGGGCTGGAACGTCGGGGTCTTCCAGTTCGTCAAGTCCGCCAAGTGGCGCATCGGCGAGCAGACCGTCCTCGAGCGCCTCGGCGAGCTGCACACCGAGACCGGCGAGGCGGGCCCGTCGAGTGGCACAAGATGGGCTCCGGCTGGTCGTGGTCACGCAAGGAGGGCACCGACGAGGACCACGCCGCCGATGCCGCCGGGCTGGGCCGAGGTCAAGCGCCGCCTCGCCACCGAGACCCACGACCTCTACGTGCTGGACGAGTTCACCTACCTCACCAAGTGGGCTGGATCGACGTCGAGGACGTCGTCGAGGCCCTGA
- a CDS encoding (2Fe-2S)-binding protein, producing the protein MATRHRGTLAARQHLHRHWRLLRRPRTRARPPNPRAHRRPILAAFASTFALSTQVLWGNVASSLSGAQTMLAAARPDRAAAGGRIIGGLLDQGVLHGTGDLHGVRPGFVRRSCCLFYRLPSAGVCGDCVLDRAPSPAPRGSMGPQTPGGPR; encoded by the coding sequence GTGGCAACCCGTCACCGGGGGACCCTGGCCGCTCGCCAGCACCTCCACCGGCACTGGCGCCTCCTCCGCCGACCTCGCACACGAGCTCGACCGCCGAATCCTCGCGCCCATCGTCGCCCCATCCTGGCGGCGTTCGCGTCGACGTTCGCGCTCTCGACCCAGGTGCTGTGGGGCAATGTCGCGTCGAGCCTTTCGGGCGCCCAGACGATGCTCGCTGCCGCACGACCCGACCGGGCCGCCGCCGGCGGGCGGATCATCGGCGGGCTGCTGGACCAGGGCGTGCTGCACGGAACCGGCGACCTGCACGGCGTACGGCCGGGATTCGTCCGGCGGTCGTGCTGCCTGTTCTACCGCCTGCCCAGCGCCGGCGTGTGTGGCGACTGCGTGCTCGACCGCGCCCCGTCGCCTGCTCCGCGTGGCAGCATGGGGCCACAGACTCCGGGAGGACCACGATGA
- a CDS encoding class I SAM-dependent methyltransferase yields the protein MTGGWRERVCGELSGEVLEIGFGSGTNLGHYGDGVTRVLAVEPSDRAWEIAQDRIIEFGRPVDRIGLDGARLDLPDASVDAVVSTWTMCTIPHLADALAETRRVLRPGGTLHFVEHSLAPTKRIARIQHTIQPTWGRAAGGCHLNRDIPGLLAEAGFTVPDLKQRYASGLWPSRPFGWFVTGTAQP from the coding sequence ATGACCGGGGGCTGGCGCGAACGCGTGTGCGGCGAGCTCTCCGGCGAGGTGCTCGAGATCGGCTTCGGCTCGGGTACCAACCTGGGCCACTACGGTGACGGCGTCACGCGCGTCCTCGCCGTCGAACCGTCCGACCGGGCGTGGGAGATCGCCCAGGATCGCATCATCGAGTTCGGACGTCCGGTGGACCGCATCGGCCTGGACGGCGCCCGTCTGGATCTCCCCGACGCCAGTGTCGACGCCGTCGTCTCCACGTGGACGATGTGCACCATCCCGCACCTCGCCGACGCCCTGGCCGAGACCCGGCGGGTGCTTCGACCCGGCGGCACCCTGCACTTCGTGGAGCACTCACTCGCTCCCACGAAGCGGATCGCCCGCATCCAGCACACGATCCAGCCCACGTGGGGTCGCGCAGCGGGTGGGTGCCACCTGAACCGCGACATCCCCGGACTGCTCGCAGAAGCCGGATTCACCGTTCCGGACCTGAAGCAGCGCTACGCCTCCGGGTTGTGGCCGTCCCGACCATTCGGCTGGTTCGTCACCGGGACTGCGCAGCCCTGA
- a CDS encoding integrase core domain-containing protein produces the protein MVQDLRHSGTDLEPLAGQSPSGQTREGPVAPAGPGRGGRVDRQARIGSPGLGHRKIWAMVRHDGHVVSEATVLRRLRDRGLILPDQYQRERRKLAERRKAAFAKEPTGPNQVWQLDFSEFETTTGGTWRLAGCRDYWSKYEHRFHVSPTANQYDAIDAVELALADYETMFGHPMIDDCEVDVDTGEVLPVVTIVTDNGGPFRSFRFEAFIAGHPELHHVRTRVRTPGQNGSRERGFGTLKYERLFIDEIDDAIMLAKHAEDYRIEYNTIRPHEAIAWNRPQEVHLGLADPTIPTFQTIKTLPTT, from the coding sequence GTGGTGCAGGACCTTCGACATTCCGGAACGGACCTGGAGCCGTTGGCAGGCCAAAGCCCGAGCGGGCAAACCCGCGAAGGGCCCGTGGCCCCAGCCGGCCCGGGCCGCGGCGGCCGAGTTGATCGACAAGCACGCATTGGCTCACCCGGTCTGGGGCATCGCAAGATTTGGGCGATGGTCCGCCACGACGGCCACGTCGTCTCCGAGGCGACCGTGCTGCGCCGCCTGCGCGACCGGGGTCTGATCCTGCCCGACCAGTATCAGCGCGAACGCCGCAAGCTCGCCGAGCGTCGCAAGGCCGCGTTCGCCAAGGAGCCGACCGGGCCGAATCAGGTCTGGCAGCTGGACTTCAGCGAGTTCGAGACCACCACCGGTGGGACCTGGCGTCTCGCTGGCTGCCGTGACTACTGGTCCAAATACGAGCACCGGTTCCACGTCTCACCAACAGCGAACCAGTACGACGCGATCGATGCCGTCGAGCTCGCGCTGGCCGACTACGAAACCATGTTCGGCCACCCGATGATCGATGACTGCGAAGTCGATGTCGACACCGGTGAAGTGCTGCCGGTCGTGACAATCGTGACCGACAACGGAGGCCCATTCAGGTCGTTCAGATTTGAGGCCTTCATCGCTGGCCACCCCGAGCTGCACCACGTCCGCACCAGGGTCCGCACGCCTGGGCAGAACGGGTCACGCGAACGTGGATTCGGGACGCTGAAATACGAACGGCTGTTCATCGACGAGATCGACGACGCGATCATGCTGGCCAAGCACGCCGAGGACTACCGGATCGAATACAACACGATCAGACCTCACGAAGCGATCGCCTGGAACCGGCCTCAGGAGGTGCATCTCGGCCTCGCCGACCCGACCATCCCGACATTTCAAACCATCAAAACCCTGCCAACTACTTGA